TGAAATCAATTATAATATCGTTGAAATCGTAATCTCCTTTTGAGGGCCACAAATCTTCAAATGCCAGGGTTCCATAAACGTTTTCATCAGGATAGAATGAATCAAAAGCTCTTGCCGGATCTTCCGGATAATCGTCTTCATCATCAGGAACACCATCCCCGTCAGTATCAATAACCGGAGTTAAATGGTAAATACTATCTTTTTCAATACTTGTCGTGGGCGTACAATCCACAAACAGAACAGCATCATTAAAATCGTTATCACCATAAGGTCTATACAGATCTTCATAGCCCAAAATAATTTTATCTTCAAAGCCATCGTACAGCAGTATTTGATGTTGACGATATTGCGGAGTAGATTCACTATTATAATTATCAACAGAATAAAAAGTCTGTCTCGAACCATTTACCTGACTTCCGTTAACCCAACCGTTCGCAACCAGAAATGTTCCGAGATATGTATTTGCTACATAGTTATCGCCGATATTGACTACATCACCGGCAAGCATGCCACCTTGAGAAGGTGAAGAAAAATTTGGATAAACAATATATCTAGTTAAATCTTCGGGATCAACTGGAAGGGAGCCTTCATCGGCATAGGTGAAAACGCCGATCGCATTTTTATATCCTGCACCTTCCAAAACGAAAGTTAAATCAATCTGCACGTCTTCAAGCAATTTTATCTCATGGTTGTATTGCGGGTAAAAATACTCAGGATGTGTCTCTAAAAGGTTTTGTCTTTCCGGCAGAGCATTGTTTACTCTTGCGAGCAATTCCGCAGAAATTGTTTCAGTAGTCATAGGTGAAGGAACACCCAGATTATTATAAGACAACCAACTAAAATAGAGAAAATCATCACGCGTGCGAGAAGTGGAATTTCCAAAAGGTTTTCCAAAAGTATTATTCCCATTAAATTGATATGTGATTTCACCATTGATGATAGGAAGCGTGATTGTGGACATCATGCCAAGTATTGTTAAAGAATCAACATAAGATGCAACAGTGACTTTAGCAGAAAGAATCCCGTTCGCATTTGTAGCGCCTTTGACGAAATAATCCTCCAAACTTTCGGGATGCTTGTTATAGATTCTGAAAGATATTCCGGGAACAGGTTCTTCGTTATTAGAAAAAACTGAAATTTCTACATCAACATTTTGACTGGTATGATAATTAAATCCATCCGGAACAACCAAATCGTTCATATTGGTAGGTTCCGATGAGTCATCTGATTTGAAAATATCGCAGCTGAATGAAAATAAAACGATTGCGATGATTGTTAAAATCTCTAAATATTTTTTCATAATACTCCTTAATTTAAGGTTTTTACAAGGTTAATAATTTATGAGTCCACTTAAAAAAGGTCACTTTTGACTATTTGTATTAAAACCGTTTGTTTTTGTCAACTTTCACATTCTTGATAAAGAGAAATTGTGCTTTCGATGTTCGTACAAAAGTCGTCCTATTTCAAAATGAGTAATAATTTTTTCATTAGTAAAATATTCGCCAATAAGACATTTGAATTTTTTTTGCTTTCTCAAAATGACTCTCAATTGATAAGGTGAAATCAAACCAAGTCTCGCTGCAGTTTGACCAAATTGTTCACTATATTGTCTATTTCGAATTATAAAACGGATATCGTTTTGAGTCATATAACCCAACTGAACACCCAATTTTCCAACTATAGGTCTGTTTTTCCTTTGCCATACTATCGCCTTTATCATTGAATGAAAATTGATCACTTTGCTATAAAAAAGAAATTCTGCAAATCTGAGTTTTCGTTTTGGTAAATTTCCATTATAAAAACGTTTCAGGATAGAAAAATCTTGGGTATAATTGTCTGTGGAAGACTTAGAAATAATTCTTACAATAATTTTATCTTTTTGATCAAGAAGATCAAGCAATAAATTATATGCCTCATTGATAATTTGAAATTTGGAAGTTAATTCTCTCTCGTTGATTCCGAAAACTTTCGATTTATCGGGATGAAAGTATTTAGCTTTCCGGCGAAATGCTTTTTTAATATTGTGAGTTTTTATGGGGTTATTTGCATAATACGAAAGAAGCATTTTATGCTCGAATAAAATCAGAAGTGCATTTTTTATTTCTCTTGTGCGTGCGTCCATAATTATAATTCTTTTAAATTAATTTTTTCATCACTATTTTCTAATGATTTAAGGTACTCTTTACCTTTTATGGTCGTGATATACTTTTGTTTTGGGCTTTGGGGTTTATCCGGGTATAACATTTTTATATGCCCATTCTCTAAAAAAGGATTAAAAATTTTCTGACTAAAATATTTTCTATCTTTTAATTTTAAATGAATTTGTATTTCATTACGTGTTTTTGCTGTTTTACAAAATTTAAGAACGTTTTCAACTTGCTTGGTGCTTGTGGGGTGCTTGTGGGGTGCTTGTGGGGTACTTGTGGGGTACTTGTGGGGTGCTTGTGGGGTGTTTGTCTGTTTTTTATCATTTTTTTCCCTTTTGCAAAACTGAATCTGAAATGCAATTCCGGGTTCGGAGTATCTTATTTCAATTCCAGGATATTCATATAAAGATTCTGTGATCTTTCTGAATCCAGTACCCCATTGCTCGATCATTCCCATCATTTTAAAAATCGGTGCAATAGTACGATTGCGAATCTCGGACTGCCCTATTGGCAAAGGTTTAAAATCAAGAGAGGGTGGAAAAGTTCCGGGACTGGTTATTTCCAGCATATCGTCAAAAATAGCAATTTTTATATCTTTTCCTAATAGTGAATAATCTCTATGAACAATGGCATTTATAACTGCTTCCCGAATGGCTTCCAACGGATATTCCCAATGATCTTCCCTATAAATCCCATTCATTCTAGAGCCTTTTGCGATATTTCGTTTGATGAAATCAATGACTTTATCAGGTTGTAGAGATATAGAATTTACAAAGCTGGCTTGATCTAAAAATGTATCAGTTTTAATTCCTTTAAATCTGGCACATTCTACTTTTGCATATGGGAATAATCTATTTTTCTGCTCTGAATCTGATAATAAAATCAAACTATTGGTAGGGTAAATTTGGTCTGCTTGTTTTTTTACCAATCCTAATTTTTCTAAAGCTTTCAGATTTAGTTCTCTGCCTGTTTTCTCTTCAAAATGTTTTTTGAAATTGGGAAAATTAAGTTCTCCAAAATTAATATCAGATAGAATCATTGAATCAAAAGATAGATTATGTTTTGCTCTTTCCAATTCTGCAATAATTTCTTCCGAAGCCAATCTATTACTAGAACCGACCCTTATGTAAGTTCCATCCGGTTTCCCTTTTGCTTTTAAATAGTAAGGCGGTTGACTGCCCCTAAATATTTTTACTCTTATCACAGTCTTATCTTCAATATTAAAGAACGAAATTTCCGGAATAATCGTGGGATAGCAAGAGTCGAAAATTATATTGTTTATCTTCTCTTCCGTACTGAAAAGTTCTCCATCCGGTATTCCCATTATATTTCTCGGTTTATCCTTGATACCAAGATATAATTCTCCCCCGGCTCCATTACAAAATGCAACAACGGTTTTTGCAATCCCTAAAGGATTTTTTATGATCTCCTTTAATTCTAATCGCCTATTTTCCGGCTGGGNNNNNNNNNNNNNNNNNNNNNNNNNNNNNNNNNNNNNNNNNNNNNNNNNNNNNNNNNNNNNNNNNNNNNNNNNNNNNNNNNNNNNNNNNNNNNNNNNNNNGGTTTATCCTTGATACCAAGATATAATTCTCCCCCGGCTCCATTACAAAATGCAACAACGGTTTTTGCAATCCCTAAAGGATTTTTTATGATCTCCTTTAATTCTAATCGCCTATTTTCCGGCTGGGCAATTAGTTTGTTTTTCAATATGCTCGGATGGTTTTGTGCCATTTCTCTTTATAAATTCAATCTACCTCATTTTCAATGTCTAATTTTTTTCTTAACATATCAATCGCATTTAAGGCTGATTTCTCCTTGATTTGAATTCTGGTTCCTACGAAATTGAATTTTTGGATTGTGTTTTTATTGTCAACATTTACACCAATATAAACGAGTCCTACGGGCTTCTCTTTTGTTCCACCGCTTGGTCCCGCAACTCCTGAGACTGCAATGGAAAAGTCAGTGTTAAATTTTTTCTGAACCCCTTCAAGCATTTCCGCTACGGTTTGTTCGCTGACAGCCCCAAATTCATCTAAAGTTTTGCTGCGAACCCCAAGCACTTCATTCTTGATTCTGTTGCTGTATGATACAACTCCACCGGCAAGATATTTCGAACTTCCCGATTGGTCTGTGAAAAGATTCTGGATCAATCCACCGGTGCATGATTCTGCCACAGATAATGTTTTTTCCATGCGAATCAGTTTCTCGTGGCAAACACTAATGAGGGTTTCATCATCATACCCAAAAATATATTTTCTCGCTTTTGCTTGAATTCTACCTAATGCTCTTCGATATTTCTTCCTATCATAACTGTATAAGCGGATATCAACGCAAGCGTTTTGTGGCAAAAAAGCGATATTCACATCTGATTCAATTTGGACATTCTGGATTAACTCACTCAATTTGGATTCACGAATTCCAAAAGTGTGTATCGTTTTCATGTATAAGGTTGGGAGTGAAAAATTATCTTTCAGGAACGGAATAATGTATTTTCTCATCATCCTTTGCATCTCCGCAGGTACACCCGGAAGTGCAAAAAAGTGTGAATTTCCCGATTCGTAATGCAAACCGGGAGCCGTCCCGATCTCATTTCTAATGATTTTACACCCAAATGGCACTTCTGCCTGAGATTTAGCAGATTCAGGAATATTATTTACATCATTTTTGTATAACTTTTTTATATCATTCCAAACCACATCATCCAGTTTTAGAGGTGCATGAAAAAAATTAGCAAAACAACTTTTTGTAAGATCATCCCGAGTAGGTCCCAAACCACCGGTAGTAATAATTATATCAAATTTCCGATTAGCTTCTCGTAAAAGTTGCAAAATACTTTCCTGCTCATCTTTTACGGTTGCTGAACTTGTGATCTGTAACCCTATTTGTGATAATTCATTACCGATAAAAGCCAAGTTGGTATTTACCGTTTTGCCTTGTAAAATCTCGTTACCAATTGTTAATACAAATATTTTTAACATAAACACTTACCTCAAATTATTTTTTCCAGCAGTCTCCGTTACTCCGAGAGCCGTAAAAATTTTTTCGCCGTTTTACAGTGTGTTTTTGGATTCATGTGTTTTCCATTTCGTGAGGGAACTCACGAACTATATTTTTTCCGTCTTCCAACTTCCTGTTTCCATTTATAAATTTCTAAATCTTGACACAAATTTAATCCTTCCTAAATGTTTCGTTTTTAGAAATTCTCTAATAAATTGTCAAGACATAAGAAAAAGTATCGGAGGAAAAATGTGGAATAGTATGAAATCCCGAATTTTTTCGGGGAAAAAGGCGTTTCTCGTTTATATGATTGTTTTATTATTAGGTGCAACCTTTGCGAATCTAACCGCACAGAGTGTGAACCCATTTGCCTTAATCCTTACGGTAAACGGAAATGTGATCTTAAACCATGAGCATAACTTACAACCTGCGGAAGTCGGCTCAATTATCTTTGACGGTGATGTGATAATAACCAAATCAAATTCTGATGCTACCATAAAATTTTCAGATAACGGTGGATTATTAAAATTGTTCTCAAACAGTACGCTAACTGTAGATTTATCTAAAACCGGGGCTGGAATAAAAAAGGAAATGAAACTCGATAGCGGTGAAATTTTATCTCAAATAAAAACATCTATCGGGAACTATTCCGTCATCACTCCTACGGCTGTGGCATCTGTGAAAGGAACAATGTTTCTGACAAGTATTGATCCCGGAACAGGCAATACTACTATAAATGTGTATGAAGGTTCTGTTGATCTTGGTAATGACAATGGTATAATCAGCATACCGGCAGGCAATCAAGGATTTTCTAACGGCGCCACAATACCGAACATGGAACCGATGGGCAACAATCAATCTCAGCCGGTAATTCAAACCCAACTGACATCAAATGGTGAAAGCCTTAGCATACCTGAGCCTTCTCAACAAACTTCTACCGGTGGTGCCAGCTCTCAATCCCAACAAACATCACCAAAAGAGTCTGCCAAATCCGGTGTCTCTAAAAGATCAAGTCCTCTTAATGTGGGATTTGGTTCGGTAACTATTGATGGGAAAATGTACACCCGAATCCGCCTTATGCCGGAACTTTCTTTCTGGAAATTCAAACTCGGCTTTGATTTTGATATACTTTTTGATGAGGACGGAAATATTCGCAAGGAAGATTGGGATGATTTCAATGCATATTTGAACAAAATTTTATACTTGCAATTCGCCGAAAGAAACGATCCGTTTTATGCTCGTTTCGGTGGTTTTCCCAGCATTAAATTCGGACAGGGTCTTATCATGCGAGATTATACAAACATGCTAAATTATCCTTTAGTTCGACAGCTCGGAGCCGAAGTTGCCGTTAATACAAATATTTTCGGGCTGGGAATTGACGTCTTCTGCCCGAATATCGATCAGCACAATATCTTTGCAGGAAGAATCCACGCCAAACCTCTCACCGGATTAGATATACCCATTCTAAAAAATATCAAACTCGGTGTAACTGCTGCAACTGATCTTGATCAATTTAGCGGAATCAGAGCACGAAAAAATGAATTTTTCCCAACTACTGATTTGACAAAAGAAGAATGGTTAGAACAATATGGAATAACCCATGGAAACGTAAGTAATCCTGATACTGCCGGTTTTGCAAATTGGTATGAAACCAATAAAGATAGTTTGCAAATTGATAATGCTCCCTCTAATCTCGGTAATAAGAAAAAAGTTACTGTCATAGGTGCCGATTATTCTGTTCCGCTGATTTCCACAAAAACGTTATCCCTTTACCATTATGGAGAATTTGCTCAGATTTTGGATTATGGAAACGGCTTGATTTTCCCCGGCTTTGGAGCTCACTTCCTTATTTTCGATCTTAATATGGATTACAGAATCTTTGGTGATAAATTTGAAGCAAATTATTTTAATTCTCTCTATGATGATGATAGAGCGATTGTTGTAGGAGATTCTATTGTGGCAAAATCATCCTTATTGGAAAACATCAGCAAGTCCACCGGCTGGCGAGGTGAAGTAACTACGAATCTCTTCAATATTCTCTCTTTTTCCGTTGCTTACGAAGACATGCACGGCGACGATTATGATCAGGGAAAATCAATTATGGGTGAACTGAAGTTGAACACGAAAATGATTCCAAAAATCACTCACGCTTATGCTCGTTATTCTCAAACTCATGCTGAAAAATTCGCTGAATGGAAAACTCCTTATGCTTCCATAAATGCTCAACTCGGATTTTCACTTAATCCGACTACTGTCCTGCTATGGGATTATAGAGAACATTACGTGGACGTAGATGCAAATAATAAAATTGAAGGTTCGGAAGAAACAATAACATCTACGGGAATTAGTATTCAACTGAAATTTTAATTTTACCCGGAGAATTCACGAATTTCGCTAATTCCACTAATTCATAAAAACAATTCGTTTTATTGGTAGAATTAGTGAATCGAATCAAAAAAAATGAAAATACTGATTATAGGAAGCGGTGGTAGAGAACATGCCATTGTCTGGAAATTTGCCCAATCTCCTCAGGTGGATAAAGTTTTTGTTGCTCCCGGTAACTGCGGGATGGAAGAATATGCTCAGTTGCTTGATATAACATCTTATGATGAATTGATTCAATTTGCAAAAAAAGAAAATATTGATTTTACATTTGTGGGTCCGGAACAACCTCTTGCCGATGGGATTGTAAATAAATTCGAAAAAGCCGGATTAAAAATTATTGGTCCAACAAAGGCAGCAGC
The nucleotide sequence above comes from Candidatus Cloacimonadota bacterium. Encoded proteins:
- a CDS encoding putative DNA binding domain-containing protein; translated protein: QPENRRLELKEIIKNPLGIAKTVVAFCNGAGGELYLGIKDKPRNIMGIPDGELFSTEEKINNIIFDSCYPTIIPEISFFNIEDKTVIRVKIFRGSQPPYYLKAKGKPDGTYIRVGSSNRLASEEIIAELERAKHNLSFDSMILSDINFGELNFPNFKKHFEEKTGRELNLKALEKLGLVKKQADQIYPTNSLILLSDSEQKNRLFPYAKVECARFKGIKTDTFLDQASFVNSISLQPDKVIDFIKRNIAKGSRMNGIYREDHWEYPLEAIREAVINAIVHRDYSLLGKDIKIAIFDDMLEITSPGTFPPSLDFKPLPIGQSEIRNRTIAPIFKMMGMIEQWGTGFRKITESLYEYPGIEIRYSEPGIAFQIQFCKREKNDKKQTNTPQAPHKYPTSTPQAPHKHPTSTKQVENVLKFCKTAKTRNEIQIHLKLKDRKYFSQKIFNPFLENGHIKMLYPDKPQSPKQKYITTIKGKEYLKSLENSDEKINLKEL
- a CDS encoding FecR family protein; translation: MKSRIFSGKKAFLVYMIVLLLGATFANLTAQSVNPFALILTVNGNVILNHEHNLQPAEVGSIIFDGDVIITKSNSDATIKFSDNGGLLKLFSNSTLTVDLSKTGAGIKKEMKLDSGEILSQIKTSIGNYSVITPTAVASVKGTMFLTSIDPGTGNTTINVYEGSVDLGNDNGIISIPAGNQGFSNGATIPNMEPMGNNQSQPVIQTQLTSNGESLSIPEPSQQTSTGGASSQSQQTSPKESAKSGVSKRSSPLNVGFGSVTIDGKMYTRIRLMPELSFWKFKLGFDFDILFDEDGNIRKEDWDDFNAYLNKILYLQFAERNDPFYARFGGFPSIKFGQGLIMRDYTNMLNYPLVRQLGAEVAVNTNIFGLGIDVFCPNIDQHNIFAGRIHAKPLTGLDIPILKNIKLGVTAATDLDQFSGIRARKNEFFPTTDLTKEEWLEQYGITHGNVSNPDTAGFANWYETNKDSLQIDNAPSNLGNKKKVTVIGADYSVPLISTKTLSLYHYGEFAQILDYGNGLIFPGFGAHFLIFDLNMDYRIFGDKFEANYFNSLYDDDRAIVVGDSIVAKSSLLENISKSTGWRGEVTTNLFNILSFSVAYEDMHGDDYDQGKSIMGELKLNTKMIPKITHAYARYSQTHAEKFAEWKTPYASINAQLGFSLNPTTVLLWDYREHYVDVDANNKIEGSEETITSTGISIQLKF
- a CDS encoding ATP-binding protein, which encodes MAQNHPSILKNKLIAQPENRRLELKEIIKNPLGIAKTVVAFCNGAGGELYLGIKDKP
- a CDS encoding LruC domain-containing protein — protein: MKKYLEILTIIAIVLFSFSCDIFKSDDSSEPTNMNDLVVPDGFNYHTSQNVDVEISVFSNNEEPVPGISFRIYNKHPESLEDYFVKGATNANGILSAKVTVASYVDSLTILGMMSTITLPIINGEITYQFNGNNTFGKPFGNSTSRTRDDFLYFSWLSYNNLGVPSPMTTETISAELLARVNNALPERQNLLETHPEYFYPQYNHEIKLLEDVQIDLTFVLEGAGYKNAIGVFTYADEGSLPVDPEDLTRYIVYPNFSSPSQGGMLAGDVVNIGDNYVANTYLGTFLVANGWVNGSQVNGSRQTFYSVDNYNSESTPQYRQHQILLYDGFEDKIILGYEDLYRPYGDNDFNDAVLFVDCTPTTSIEKDSIYHLTPVIDTDGDGVPDDEDDYPEDPARAFDSFYPDENVYGTLAFEDLWPSKGDYDFNDIIIDFNVLQVTNADNELVDIKPEIKLRAIGAGYHNGFGIQFPFSVANFDSFSAQGNESIVRETDCDSAVVILFNDAFDLMSDPAGGTWVNTVESEPYIEPVTLNFSYTLLDPIPTANLTYLPPYNPFIIANGNRNKEVHLTDYPPTSKMSD
- a CDS encoding DnaJ domain-containing protein, which encodes MDARTREIKNALLILFEHKMLLSYYANNPIKTHNIKKAFRRKAKYFHPDKSKVFGINERELTSKFQIINEAYNLLLDLLDQKDKIIVRIISKSSTDNYTQDFSILKRFYNGNLPKRKLRFAEFLFYSKVINFHSMIKAIVWQRKNRPIVGKLGVQLGYMTQNDIRFIIRNRQYSEQFGQTAARLGLISPYQLRVILRKQKKFKCLIGEYFTNEKIITHFEIGRLLYEHRKHNFSLSRM
- a CDS encoding competence/damage-inducible protein A → MLKIFVLTIGNEILQGKTVNTNLAFIGNELSQIGLQITSSATVKDEQESILQLLREANRKFDIIITTGGLGPTRDDLTKSCFANFFHAPLKLDDVVWNDIKKLYKNDVNNIPESAKSQAEVPFGCKIIRNEIGTAPGLHYESGNSHFFALPGVPAEMQRMMRKYIIPFLKDNFSLPTLYMKTIHTFGIRESKLSELIQNVQIESDVNIAFLPQNACVDIRLYSYDRKKYRRALGRIQAKARKYIFGYDDETLISVCHEKLIRMEKTLSVAESCTGGLIQNLFTDQSGSSKYLAGGVVSYSNRIKNEVLGVRSKTLDEFGAVSEQTVAEMLEGVQKKFNTDFSIAVSGVAGPSGGTKEKPVGLVYIGVNVDNKNTIQKFNFVGTRIQIKEKSALNAIDMLRKKLDIENEVD